A single window of Anopheles moucheti chromosome 2, idAnoMoucSN_F20_07, whole genome shotgun sequence DNA harbors:
- the LOC128298372 gene encoding LOW QUALITY PROTEIN: RNA-binding protein 20-like (The sequence of the model RefSeq protein was modified relative to this genomic sequence to represent the inferred CDS: substituted 1 base at 1 genomic stop codon), with protein sequence MARFTILAALFAGLVCLIQHSAVLALPRSAIQAPSDASQIPNFPGPGDIPKPPGMLHSRVSRQAPPEIPGQDQFPPPPPPPPQMPQMVXFRSRRNARTSNEMTNILPTIEAISYISVAREKRAAKGTGGKLPSKAG encoded by the exons ATGGCTCGCTTTACTATACTAGCAGCACTTTTCGCTGGTCTTGTTTGTCTGATCCAACATTCTGCAGTCTTAGCCTTGCCAAGAAGTGCAATTCAGGCG CCTTCTGACGCATCGCAAATACCTAACTTCCCGGGACCTGGTGACATTCCAAAGCCACCCGGTATGCTGCACAGTCGG GTATCACGTCAAGCTCCACCTGAAATTCCCGGACAAGATCAATTTCctccaccgccgccaccaccgcctCAAATGCCACAGATGGTTTGATTC AGATCCCGTCGAAACGCTAGAACATCGAACGAAATGACAAACATTCTGCCGACAATAGAAGCAATATCGTACATATCGGTGGCACGTGAAAAACGAGCCGCTAAGGGCACCGGAGGAAAGCTTCCCAGTAAGGCTGGATAG